Proteins from a genomic interval of Planctomycetaceae bacterium:
- a CDS encoding DUF1501 domain-containing protein has translation MNATDWLRAQQSQLAEQTRRHFMGTSGLGLGAMALSSMTGLSTATSASRVAADDVPISSMSPLEERRPHFDARAKRVIYLHLTGSPPNLDLYDYKPELVRRSGEDCPAEFLKGRTFAFTSGVPKLLGTPRKFAQYGESGTWLSDAVPNFHGIADDMCFIHSMYTEQFNHAPAELLIYTGSPRSGRPSMGAWATYGLGTENQDLPGFVVLISSGVQPNGGANSYGSGFLPSVFQGVQCRSKGDPVLYASDPAGMDRALRRRSLDALKQLNEFQMQQLGHPETLTRIAQYELAYRMQASVPEVMDITRETKETQDAYGATPGQASFANNCLLARRLVEQGVRFVQLFDWGWDFHGTGPGEGLTDGLTNKWAKTDRPIAALIRDLKQRGMLQDTLIICGGEFGRTPFREGRTAASKVLGRDHYPDCFTMWMAGGGVKGGFNYGQTDELGFGVVENKVHVHDLQATIMHLLGFDHERLTYRFQGRDYRLTDVHGHVLQDVLA, from the coding sequence ATGAATGCAACTGACTGGCTCAGGGCTCAGCAGTCACAACTGGCTGAGCAGACGAGACGACATTTCATGGGAACAAGCGGCCTCGGTCTTGGTGCGATGGCACTCTCGTCAATGACGGGCCTGTCCACTGCCACATCTGCCAGCCGCGTGGCGGCAGACGATGTTCCAATCAGCTCCATGTCGCCGCTGGAAGAGCGTCGACCCCATTTTGATGCCAGAGCCAAACGAGTCATTTACCTGCACCTGACCGGTTCGCCGCCAAATCTTGATCTCTACGACTACAAACCCGAGTTGGTCAGGCGTTCGGGAGAAGACTGTCCCGCAGAATTCCTCAAGGGACGAACCTTCGCCTTCACTTCCGGTGTACCCAAATTGCTGGGCACGCCGCGGAAGTTCGCCCAGTATGGTGAATCCGGTACCTGGCTCTCTGATGCGGTGCCGAACTTTCATGGCATCGCAGATGACATGTGTTTCATCCATTCCATGTACACGGAACAGTTCAATCATGCGCCTGCGGAACTGTTGATTTACACGGGTTCACCGCGTTCCGGTCGTCCATCAATGGGCGCCTGGGCAACTTACGGGCTTGGCACCGAGAACCAGGATCTGCCGGGATTCGTCGTTCTGATCAGCAGTGGCGTGCAGCCAAACGGGGGAGCGAATTCCTACGGCAGTGGATTTCTCCCGTCCGTGTTTCAGGGTGTCCAGTGTCGATCAAAGGGTGATCCGGTTCTATACGCATCCGATCCGGCAGGGATGGATCGAGCCCTGCGCCGGCGATCGCTGGACGCACTGAAACAACTGAATGAATTTCAGATGCAGCAACTGGGGCACCCTGAAACCCTGACCCGCATCGCCCAGTATGAACTGGCCTACCGTATGCAGGCTTCCGTACCTGAAGTAATGGACATCACCAGGGAAACCAAAGAAACGCAGGACGCCTACGGAGCAACGCCGGGGCAAGCAAGCTTCGCAAATAATTGCCTGCTGGCGCGACGTCTGGTTGAACAGGGCGTGCGCTTCGTTCAATTGTTCGACTGGGGTTGGGATTTCCACGGTACCGGGCCGGGCGAAGGACTGACCGATGGACTGACTAACAAATGGGCGAAGACAGATCGGCCTATTGCCGCGCTGATCAGAGATTTGAAGCAACGGGGCATGTTGCAGGATACTCTGATCATCTGCGGTGGAGAATTTGGTCGAACGCCGTTCCGCGAAGGCCGGACAGCCGCCAGCAAAGTACTGGGCCGCGATCACTATCCTGATTGTTTTACGATGTGGATGGCGGGTGGCGGTGTAAAGGGTGGATTCAACTACGGGCAGACAGATGAGCTTGGGTTTGGCGTTGTCGAAAACAAGGTACATGTCCACGATCTGCAGGCCACCATCATGCACTTGCTGGGATTCGATCATGAACGCCTCACTTATCGATTTCAGGGGCGGGACTACCGCCTAACAGATGTTCACGGCCACGTGTTACAGGATGTCCTTGCGTAA